In Halanaeroarchaeum sp. HSR-CO, one DNA window encodes the following:
- a CDS encoding SLC13 family permease, protein MAPVTVDVLVVFAIIVVAMVLFVTEVVSSDVTAIAVLVSLVVLGDYTGVSAIAALGGFANPATVTVIAMYILSEAVRQTGIVSRVGQWIAADAAGSERRLLGSILGTTGVAAGFVNNTPVVAVFVPMVHDIAAETNISPSKLFLPLSYAAMLGGTLTLIGTSTNLVVSDVAGRAGAAGVAPELHALGMFEFTPLGIVVFVVGVGYLLTVGRWLTPARVSPETTLVEAYDVERHLAQVVVREGSPLVGNPVSSVRDLLAEPVTTDGSVAEPIDCKLLQLVRDEEPQHALSSDVPLAVGDVLTVRGDRRNVNRFADRFGLRQLPHERVTAGDLDVREGRGSLVEVIVPEGSRLHGDTVHEANLAGYHAAQVLAVRRGDSVRTADIDEYEIGVGDALLVQVRERDLRYLVENGDLVVVRGLGKELSEDREPTPLEPTTPTVFATVALVVVIAALGLLPISIAALAGVVVLFATDAVSPGDAYSAVNWNVIFLLAGVIPLGVALTNTGGDALVAEFISSLGIVLPPIGILGVVYVLTGLLAAIITPVATVVLLTPVAIDTAISLGVNPLAFVFAVLFAASSAFMTPVGYQTNLMVYGPGGYRFSDYLRVGTPLFALLAVVTTVGIVVFWGL, encoded by the coding sequence GTGGCTCCAGTCACCGTCGACGTCCTCGTCGTCTTCGCCATCATCGTCGTGGCGATGGTCCTGTTCGTCACCGAGGTGGTATCGTCCGACGTGACGGCCATAGCGGTGCTCGTCTCACTCGTCGTTCTCGGCGATTACACGGGCGTCTCGGCGATCGCGGCGCTGGGGGGTTTCGCCAATCCCGCGACGGTGACGGTTATCGCCATGTACATCCTGAGCGAGGCGGTCAGGCAGACCGGCATCGTCTCCCGGGTCGGACAGTGGATCGCGGCGGACGCAGCCGGCAGCGAACGGCGGCTGCTCGGTAGCATCCTGGGGACGACCGGCGTGGCCGCCGGTTTCGTCAACAACACGCCCGTCGTGGCCGTGTTCGTCCCGATGGTCCACGACATCGCCGCCGAGACGAACATCTCCCCGTCCAAACTGTTCTTGCCGCTCTCCTACGCGGCGATGCTCGGTGGAACGCTCACCCTCATCGGGACCTCGACGAACCTCGTGGTCAGCGACGTCGCCGGGCGGGCAGGCGCCGCCGGAGTAGCGCCCGAACTGCATGCACTGGGGATGTTCGAGTTTACGCCGCTCGGGATCGTGGTGTTCGTGGTCGGAGTGGGCTATCTCCTGACGGTGGGTCGGTGGCTCACTCCCGCGCGGGTCAGCCCGGAGACCACGCTCGTCGAGGCCTACGACGTGGAACGACATCTGGCACAGGTGGTCGTGCGCGAGGGGTCCCCCCTCGTGGGGAACCCCGTCTCGTCGGTTCGTGATCTGCTGGCCGAACCAGTGACGACCGATGGCTCGGTCGCGGAGCCGATCGATTGCAAGCTCCTTCAGTTGGTTCGCGACGAGGAACCTCAGCACGCGCTCTCCTCGGACGTCCCCCTCGCGGTCGGGGACGTCCTCACCGTTCGCGGCGACCGGCGGAACGTCAACCGGTTCGCCGATCGGTTCGGGCTCCGCCAGTTGCCCCACGAACGCGTCACGGCGGGCGACCTGGACGTCAGAGAGGGGCGAGGCAGTCTGGTGGAGGTCATCGTCCCGGAGGGCTCTCGACTGCACGGTGATACCGTCCACGAGGCGAACCTGGCCGGCTATCACGCCGCGCAGGTGCTCGCGGTTCGGCGCGGCGACAGCGTGCGCACCGCCGACATCGACGAGTACGAGATCGGGGTCGGCGACGCCCTCCTCGTTCAGGTCCGGGAGCGCGACCTCCGATATCTGGTCGAAAACGGCGACCTCGTGGTGGTCCGCGGACTCGGCAAAGAGCTGAGCGAGGACCGAGAACCGACGCCGCTCGAGCCCACGACACCGACCGTGTTCGCAACGGTGGCGCTGGTCGTCGTCATCGCCGCCCTCGGCCTGCTCCCCATCTCTATCGCGGCGCTCGCGGGAGTGGTCGTTCTGTTCGCGACGGATGCGGTCTCGCCGGGAGATGCATATAGCGCGGTGAACTGGAACGTCATCTTCCTCCTCGCCGGCGTCATCCCGCTCGGGGTCGCGCTCACGAACACCGGAGGGGATGCGCTCGTTGCCGAGTTCATCAGTTCGCTCGGCATCGTCCTCCCACCAATCGGGATCCTCGGGGTGGTCTACGTGCTCACGGGATTGCTCGCAGCGATTATCACACCGGTGGCGACCGTGGTCTTGCTCACGCCGGTGGCCATCGACACCGCCATCTCGCTCGGGGTCAATCCGCTCGCGTTCGTCTTCGCCGTCCTGTTCGCGGCGAGTTCCGCGTTCATGACGCCGGTCGGCTACCAGACCAACCTCATGGTCTACGGTCCCGGCGGCTACCGGTTCTCGGACTACCTTCGGGTCGGGACGCCGCTGTTCGCGTTACTCGCCGTCGTTACGACGGTCGGGATCGTCGTCTTCTGGGGTCTGTGA